One genomic segment of Ignavibacteriota bacterium includes these proteins:
- a CDS encoding ATP-binding cassette domain-containing protein, translating into MENNISSVILTAMDLEVHYGEQIVLNKASLSIHEGDRIGLVGRNGAGKSTFLKIISDVLKPDAGNIAKRKELVVGFLTQEFTLDYTKNVFQNILIGAENILKLIDEYEKLSFDSPRRFLLEEKIQFLDGWNLENKIKQLLQSLNAPDGNRDIQTLSGGEKRRVALCRSIIAQPDLLILDEPTNHLDTESIEWIENYLSNYKGTCIFVTHDRYFLDRIANRIVELSQGEFISHRGNYTDYLLNKAERQAIKEVEEKKRQNFLRRELEWVVRGPRARRTKAKSRLDAYYEIASQQNLEVELDVDLVIPPPEKLGNTILELKNISFSFENNLLIDDLNFIFSPDRKLGIIGKNGIGKTTLLKILLDEVKPDKGNILIGEKTKFNYVDQSRLLLNDEDSVIEAISDGNNFIKFGDQQMTVWTYLKRFLFTDDRINTLVGRLSGGEKSRLTLARILKNGGNFLMLDEPTNDLDLPTLRILEEALLAFNGCVVVVSHDRYFLNRVCNGILAFEENGKLYFSEGNYDYYNEKKSSRNFAENKIIPKVEKEIIVEKVKPRKLTWKEKKELETIEEEIVKAEVEVNRIEQIFSSEDFYEKYGTKTNELNSELSLAQEKVKNLFNRWEELEKIGK; encoded by the coding sequence ATGGAAAATAATATTAGTTCTGTAATTTTAACCGCGATGGACCTTGAAGTTCATTACGGTGAACAAATTGTTTTAAATAAAGCTTCGCTTAGTATTCATGAGGGTGATCGCATTGGATTAGTCGGAAGAAACGGTGCCGGAAAATCAACATTCTTAAAAATTATTTCTGATGTTTTAAAACCGGATGCCGGAAATATTGCAAAAAGAAAAGAGCTTGTAGTGGGATTTTTAACTCAAGAATTTACTTTAGATTATACAAAAAATGTTTTTCAAAATATATTAATTGGTGCGGAAAATATTTTAAAATTAATTGATGAATACGAAAAATTAAGTTTTGATTCACCGCGAAGATTTTTGCTTGAAGAAAAAATTCAATTTTTGGATGGCTGGAATTTAGAAAACAAAATTAAACAGCTTCTACAATCTTTAAATGCTCCGGATGGAAATAGAGATATTCAAACTTTATCCGGCGGCGAAAAGAGAAGAGTTGCTTTGTGCCGATCAATTATAGCCCAGCCAGATTTATTAATTTTAGATGAACCTACAAATCATCTTGATACTGAATCAATTGAATGGATTGAAAATTATTTAAGCAATTATAAGGGGACTTGCATTTTTGTAACTCACGACAGATATTTTCTTGATAGAATTGCAAACCGAATTGTTGAATTATCTCAAGGTGAATTTATTTCACACAGAGGAAATTATACAGATTATTTGTTAAACAAAGCGGAACGACAAGCAATTAAAGAAGTTGAAGAAAAAAAACGACAAAATTTTTTACGTAGAGAATTGGAGTGGGTTGTCCGTGGACCAAGAGCCAGAAGGACAAAAGCTAAAAGTCGTTTAGATGCATATTATGAAATTGCATCCCAGCAAAATTTGGAAGTAGAACTTGATGTTGATTTGGTAATTCCGCCGCCGGAAAAACTTGGTAATACAATTCTTGAGTTGAAAAATATTAGTTTTTCTTTTGAAAATAATTTATTGATTGATGACTTAAATTTTATTTTTTCGCCCGATAGAAAACTTGGAATTATTGGTAAAAACGGAATTGGTAAAACTACATTACTAAAAATCTTACTCGATGAAGTAAAACCGGATAAAGGAAATATTTTAATCGGTGAGAAAACCAAATTCAATTATGTTGATCAATCGCGATTATTACTTAACGATGAAGATTCAGTTATTGAAGCAATTAGTGACGGAAATAATTTTATAAAATTCGGCGATCAGCAAATGACAGTTTGGACTTATCTAAAAAGATTTCTCTTTACTGATGATAGAATTAATACTTTAGTCGGAAGACTTTCCGGCGGAGAAAAAAGCAGATTAACACTTGCGCGAATTCTTAAAAACGGCGGTAACTTTTTAATGTTGGATGAACCCACAAATGATTTGGATTTGCCAACTTTGCGAATTCTTGAAGAAGCATTATTGGCTTTTAACGGATGCGTTGTGGTTGTAAGTCATGATAGATATTTTTTAAATAGAGTTTGCAACGGAATTTTAGCTTTTGAGGAAAATGGAAAATTATATTTTAGCGAAGGAAATTATGATTATTATAATGAAAAAAAATCGAGTAGAAATTTTGCAGAAAATAAAATTATTCCAAAAGTTGAAAAAGAAATAATTGTTGAAAAAGTGAAACCAAGAAAATTAACTTGGAAAGAAAAGAAAGAGTTGGAAACAATTGAAGAAGAAATTGTAAAAGCTGAAGTAGAAGTAAATAGGATTGAACAAATATTTTCTTCGGAAGATTTTTATGAAAAATACGGAACTAAAACAAACGAACTAAATAGTGAATTAAGTTTAGCTCAAGAAAAAGTAAAAAATCTTTTTAATAGATGGGAAGAATTGGAGAAAATTGGGAAATAA